One window of the Streptomyces sp. ITFR-21 genome contains the following:
- a CDS encoding SAV_915 family protein, which yields MHVSQHQPPPGEPTDGERPVARTTDARSGPPLPDLEAPTEDPADRPPAPARRSLYVPVRRGPAGAVVRLWRTPFGSRTAVAFTSDQRLRSVLGPTQPWIRLSESALRRMAEPLGAVHLTVDPVLTARPPASWPDAAAQAGEPGARVEPSTRAPHTQQPAGTAP from the coding sequence ATGCACGTGAGCCAGCATCAGCCGCCCCCCGGCGAGCCGACCGACGGCGAACGTCCCGTCGCCCGCACCACCGACGCGCGCTCCGGCCCGCCGCTTCCCGATCTGGAAGCGCCGACCGAGGACCCCGCCGACCGACCGCCCGCACCTGCCAGGCGGTCTCTTTATGTCCCCGTCAGGCGCGGCCCGGCCGGCGCGGTGGTGCGGCTGTGGCGCACCCCCTTCGGCAGCAGGACCGCCGTGGCCTTCACCAGCGACCAGCGGCTGCGGTCGGTGCTCGGCCCGACGCAGCCGTGGATCCGGCTGTCGGAGTCCGCGCTGCGCCGGATGGCCGAGCCGCTGGGCGCGGTCCATCTGACGGTGGATCCGGTGCTGACCGCCCGTCCGCCGGCCTCCTGGCCGGACGCCGCGGCGCAGGCCGGAGAGCCCGGCGCCCGGGTCGAACCGTCCACCCGCGCCCCGCACACGCAGCAGCCGGCGGGCACCGCCCCGTAG
- a CDS encoding XdhC family protein, which translates to MLDIADELHRWCADGRPFAVATVAATGGSAPRQPGAALAVDGEGTAVGSVSGGCVEGAVYELCREVLAGDAPGTLLERFGYSDDDAFAVGLSCGGEIDVLVQRIDPAARPELAGALAAAAFREPAAVARIAAGPARLLGRALLVRRQGRPEGSLGDPLLDRTGAGEARAMLAAGRTGPVRIGADGGRCGVPVTLLVESSVPPPRMLVFGAIDFAAALARVGTFLGYRVTVCDARPVFATGRRFPEADEVVVDWPHRYLGAEARAGRIDPRTVVCVLTHDPRFDVPLLERALRLPVAYVGAMGSRRTHVQRLDRLREAGLAASDLARLRSPIGLDLGARTPEETALSIAAEIVAARGGGTGLPLTGAATPIHHDPPPASPRAGVPAV; encoded by the coding sequence GTGCTGGACATCGCCGACGAGCTGCACCGCTGGTGCGCGGACGGCCGGCCGTTCGCGGTCGCGACCGTAGCCGCCACCGGCGGCAGCGCCCCGCGGCAGCCTGGCGCCGCCCTCGCGGTGGACGGCGAGGGGACCGCGGTCGGCAGCGTGTCCGGCGGCTGCGTCGAGGGCGCCGTCTACGAGCTGTGCCGCGAGGTCCTGGCCGGGGACGCCCCCGGCACGCTGCTGGAGCGCTTCGGCTACTCCGACGACGACGCCTTCGCGGTCGGCCTGTCCTGCGGCGGCGAGATCGACGTCCTGGTCCAGCGGATCGATCCCGCCGCCCGCCCCGAACTGGCCGGGGCGCTGGCCGCCGCCGCCTTCCGCGAACCGGCCGCGGTGGCCCGGATCGCGGCGGGCCCGGCGCGGCTGCTCGGCCGGGCCCTGCTGGTACGGCGGCAGGGCCGTCCCGAGGGCTCGCTCGGCGACCCGCTCCTGGACCGCACCGGTGCCGGCGAGGCACGGGCGATGCTCGCGGCCGGCCGCACCGGTCCCGTCCGGATCGGCGCGGACGGCGGCCGCTGCGGGGTACCGGTCACCCTGCTGGTCGAGTCGAGCGTGCCGCCGCCCCGGATGCTGGTGTTCGGCGCGATCGACTTCGCCGCCGCCCTGGCACGCGTCGGGACGTTTCTCGGCTACCGGGTCACCGTCTGCGACGCGCGGCCGGTGTTCGCCACCGGGCGGCGCTTCCCCGAGGCCGACGAGGTGGTCGTGGACTGGCCGCACCGCTACCTCGGCGCCGAGGCCCGCGCCGGCCGGATCGACCCGCGCACGGTGGTCTGCGTGCTCACCCACGACCCCAGGTTCGACGTGCCGCTGCTGGAGCGGGCGCTGCGCCTTCCGGTCGCCTACGTCGGCGCCATGGGCTCGCGCCGCACCCACGTCCAGCGGCTGGACCGGCTGCGCGAGGCCGGCCTGGCCGCGTCCGACCTGGCCCGGCTGCGGTCCCCGATCGGCCTCGACCTCGGCGCCCGCACCCCCGAGGAGACCGCGCTGTCCATCGCCGCCGAGATCGTCGCCGCCCGCGGCGGCGGCACCGGCCTCCCGCTGACCGGCGCGGCCACCCCCATCCACCACGACCCGCCGCCGGCCTCCCCCCGGGCAGGTGTCCCGGCGGTGTGA
- a CDS encoding winged helix DNA-binding domain-containing protein, with the protein MPATVNRRTLNRTLLDRQLLLERADMGIEEAVSHLLGLQSQVPGSPYPGLWGRLRGFTFERLGRLLTERRVVRLGLMRNTVHLVTAADALRLRSWLRPKFERDWRSSPWAAGTTGVDMSALVALGRRALRERPLGPAELKAVLGERFPAADPESLVGALRTVAPLVQLPPRGVWGAAGGGLRYAFLDDWVGRPLAGDPGPAGTVRRYLAAYGPATPADMQKWSGLTGLGPVFAGMDLRTYTGEDGRRLYDLPDAALADPALPAPARFVADFDNLLLSHADRTRILGDVPKTRVITVNGLVRGTVLIDGFVGGTWRFERTKGVAAAVAVTPFTALRAADRDTLAEEGARLLAAADPAAAAYDVRFEPPA; encoded by the coding sequence ATGCCCGCCACCGTAAACCGCCGCACCCTCAACCGGACCCTGTTGGACCGCCAACTCCTTTTGGAGCGGGCCGATATGGGGATCGAGGAGGCGGTCAGCCACCTGCTGGGGCTCCAGTCGCAGGTGCCCGGCTCGCCGTACCCCGGGCTGTGGGGCCGGCTGCGCGGCTTCACGTTCGAGCGGCTCGGGCGGCTGCTGACCGAGCGGCGGGTGGTCCGGCTGGGGCTGATGCGGAACACCGTGCACCTGGTGACGGCGGCGGACGCGCTGCGGCTGCGGAGCTGGCTGCGGCCGAAGTTCGAACGGGATTGGCGCTCCTCGCCGTGGGCGGCGGGGACCACCGGCGTGGACATGTCCGCGCTGGTCGCGCTCGGCCGCCGGGCGCTGCGCGAACGGCCGCTCGGGCCCGCCGAGCTGAAGGCGGTGCTGGGTGAGCGCTTTCCCGCCGCCGACCCGGAGTCCCTCGTCGGCGCGCTCCGGACGGTGGCGCCGCTGGTGCAGCTGCCGCCGCGCGGGGTGTGGGGCGCGGCCGGCGGCGGCCTGCGGTACGCGTTCCTCGACGACTGGGTCGGCCGGCCGCTCGCCGGGGACCCGGGTCCGGCCGGTACGGTCCGCCGCTACCTGGCCGCGTACGGTCCCGCCACCCCCGCCGACATGCAGAAGTGGAGCGGGCTCACCGGCCTGGGGCCCGTCTTCGCCGGCATGGACCTGCGCACGTACACCGGCGAGGACGGGCGGCGCCTGTACGACCTGCCGGACGCGGCGCTGGCCGACCCGGCGCTGCCGGCGCCCGCCCGGTTCGTCGCCGACTTCGACAACCTCCTCCTGTCGCACGCCGACCGCACCCGCATCCTCGGCGACGTACCCAAGACCCGGGTGATCACCGTCAACGGCCTGGTCCGCGGCACCGTCCTGATCGACGGCTTCGTCGGCGGCACCTGGCGCTTCGAACGCACGAAGGGGGTGGCGGCCGCCGTCGCCGTCACCCCCTTCACCGCGCTGCGCGCCGCGGACCGCGACACCCTGGCCGAGGAGGGCGCCCGGCTGCTGGCCGCCGCCGACCCGGCCGCGGCGGCCTACGACGTCCGCTTCGAGCCCCCGGCCTAG
- a CDS encoding GntR family transcriptional regulator: protein MDRAPSRSALKRERVRDHLMELVESREPGDPIPSERALCEQLGVSRPTLRSAVDELVTTGLLVREHGRGMFVARAKITQELVPDASAHRLPQASGSWAGRVLEFTTVQAGARVGRKLHISPAAGIVYIARLRLVDGEPMAIEHLHVPAALVPGLGPADMESGDFYDVLRDRYGVRVHEAVQSIEPTVTNEEEARLIGVPVLSPALLFERLTKDAAGRPVEYVHSVYRGDRYRIVSRLSLSGGAPGPAAPFTGARHHPGIPPGDLSGRDGVPALTVGDVQPAD, encoded by the coding sequence ATGGACAGGGCACCGTCGCGCTCGGCACTGAAACGCGAACGGGTCCGCGACCACCTGATGGAGCTCGTGGAGTCCCGGGAGCCCGGCGACCCGATCCCCTCCGAGCGCGCCCTGTGCGAGCAGCTCGGCGTGTCCCGCCCCACGCTGCGCTCCGCCGTCGACGAACTGGTCACCACCGGGCTGCTGGTCCGCGAGCACGGCCGCGGCATGTTCGTCGCCCGCGCCAAGATCACCCAGGAGCTGGTGCCCGACGCCAGCGCGCACCGGCTGCCGCAGGCGTCCGGCAGCTGGGCCGGCCGGGTCCTGGAGTTCACCACCGTCCAGGCCGGCGCCCGGGTCGGCCGCAAGCTGCACATCTCGCCGGCCGCCGGGATCGTCTACATCGCCCGGCTCCGGCTGGTCGACGGCGAGCCGATGGCCATCGAGCACCTGCACGTCCCGGCCGCCCTCGTCCCCGGGCTCGGCCCCGCCGACATGGAGTCCGGCGACTTCTACGACGTGCTGCGCGACCGGTACGGCGTCCGCGTCCACGAAGCCGTCCAGTCCATCGAACCGACCGTCACCAACGAGGAGGAGGCCCGGCTGATCGGCGTCCCGGTGCTCTCCCCGGCACTGCTCTTCGAACGCCTCACCAAGGACGCCGCCGGCCGCCCGGTCGAGTACGTGCACTCCGTCTACCGCGGCGACCGCTACCGGATCGTCTCCCGGCTGTCCCTCAGCGGCGGCGCACCCGGCCCGGCCGCGCCCTTCACCGGCGCCCGCCATCACCCGGGCATCCCGCCGGGCGACCTGTCCGGCCGCGACGGCGTACCGGCGCTGACCGTCGGGGACGTGCAGCCGGCCGACTGA
- a CDS encoding sigma-70 family RNA polymerase sigma factor, whose translation MRAGDRVGPDPGMVVAARAGDQRALDLLVAECLPLVYNIVGRALDGHDDVDDVVQETLLRVVRGLGELRDPAAFRSWLVAIAVRQVRDREQARKASWHQQTALDTAELLPDPASDFASVTILRLGLTDQRREIAEATRWLDPDDRTLLALWWLEETGDIGRSELAGALGLSRQHAAVKVQRMKEQLETSRTVVRALGAAEECPDLHQLAGGWDGVPSPLWRKRFARHVRNCRTCGRVGGVLLPVDRLLSGLPLLPVPIGTPFATPHPGLVPMPAHSPASPVPPSQAAPPAAPRTAPHSHPPVRSGARRGAHGLRRARPRLLHGPLAVPAAAMGAVAAVAAGALLAVHLSAGSPAPAAHQAAATRPAATLRAATTPPPVTTTPAKSPAPARKPPARKPTPKATTHAPAKPPVAPPPAPPVSSVRKGVGVWSFNGVNTALARSGAGWYYTWSPTHSGISGPGFVPMIWGANSVDANSLAQAKAAGPYLLGFNEPDMAQQSNMTVDQALSLWPKLMDTGKVLGSPAVAYGGDTAGGWLDRFMSGAQAKGYRVDFITLHWYGGDFTTANAVAQLKSYLQAVYNRYHRPIWLTEFALIDFSDGTRFPTDQQQAAFVTSAAKMLDGLSYLQRYAWFGLPADDGEPSSGLFRSGPAETPAGRAFEAAG comes from the coding sequence ATGCGCGCAGGCGATCGGGTCGGGCCCGACCCCGGCATGGTGGTCGCGGCACGGGCGGGCGACCAGCGGGCACTGGATCTGCTCGTCGCGGAATGCCTGCCGCTGGTCTACAACATCGTGGGCCGTGCGCTGGACGGCCACGACGACGTCGACGACGTGGTGCAGGAGACACTGCTGCGGGTGGTGCGCGGGCTCGGCGAGCTGCGCGACCCGGCCGCGTTCCGGTCCTGGCTGGTGGCGATCGCGGTCCGGCAGGTCCGGGACCGCGAGCAGGCCCGCAAGGCGTCCTGGCACCAGCAGACCGCGCTGGACACCGCCGAGCTGCTACCCGACCCGGCCTCCGACTTCGCCTCGGTGACGATCCTGCGTCTCGGGCTGACCGACCAGCGCCGGGAGATCGCCGAGGCCACCCGCTGGCTCGACCCGGACGACCGTACGCTGCTGGCGCTGTGGTGGCTGGAGGAGACCGGCGACATCGGCCGCTCGGAGCTGGCCGGCGCGCTCGGCCTGAGCCGGCAGCACGCGGCGGTCAAGGTCCAGCGGATGAAGGAGCAGCTGGAGACCTCCAGGACCGTGGTGCGGGCCCTCGGCGCCGCCGAGGAGTGCCCCGACCTGCACCAGCTGGCCGGCGGCTGGGACGGCGTGCCCAGCCCGCTGTGGCGCAAGCGGTTCGCCCGGCACGTCCGCAACTGCCGGACCTGCGGCCGGGTCGGCGGGGTACTGCTGCCGGTGGACCGGCTGCTCAGCGGTCTGCCGCTGCTGCCGGTGCCGATCGGCACCCCGTTCGCCACCCCGCACCCGGGCCTCGTCCCGATGCCCGCGCACTCGCCCGCCTCCCCGGTACCACCCTCCCAGGCCGCTCCCCCAGCGGCCCCGCGCACCGCTCCGCACTCCCACCCCCCGGTGCGGAGCGGTGCGCGACGAGGGGCCCACGGCCTGCGAAGGGCCCGGCCGCGGTTGCTGCACGGCCCGCTCGCGGTGCCCGCGGCCGCCATGGGCGCCGTCGCGGCGGTCGCCGCCGGCGCCCTGCTGGCCGTCCACCTGTCGGCCGGCAGCCCGGCGCCCGCCGCGCACCAGGCGGCCGCCACCCGGCCGGCCGCGACGCTGCGGGCCGCCACCACGCCGCCGCCGGTGACGACGACGCCCGCGAAGTCGCCCGCACCGGCGAGGAAGCCGCCCGCCCGGAAGCCCACCCCGAAGGCCACCACCCACGCCCCGGCGAAACCCCCGGTGGCCCCGCCACCCGCGCCCCCGGTCAGCTCGGTCCGCAAGGGCGTCGGTGTGTGGTCCTTCAACGGGGTGAACACCGCGCTGGCCCGGTCCGGCGCGGGCTGGTACTACACCTGGTCGCCGACCCACAGCGGTATCAGCGGCCCCGGCTTCGTACCGATGATCTGGGGCGCGAACAGCGTCGACGCGAACTCGCTGGCGCAGGCGAAGGCGGCCGGCCCGTACCTGCTGGGCTTCAACGAGCCCGACATGGCGCAGCAGTCGAACATGACGGTGGACCAGGCGCTGTCGCTGTGGCCGAAGCTGATGGACACCGGCAAGGTGCTGGGCAGCCCGGCGGTGGCGTACGGCGGCGACACCGCGGGCGGCTGGCTGGACCGCTTCATGTCCGGCGCGCAGGCCAAGGGCTACCGGGTCGACTTCATCACCCTGCACTGGTACGGCGGCGACTTCACCACGGCGAACGCGGTGGCCCAGCTCAAGTCGTACCTCCAGGCGGTCTACAACCGGTACCACAGGCCGATCTGGCTGACCGAGTTCGCGCTGATCGACTTCTCCGACGGCACCCGCTTCCCGACCGACCAGCAGCAGGCCGCGTTCGTCACGTCGGCCGCGAAGATGCTGGACGGACTGTCGTACCTCCAGCGGTACGCCTGGTTCGGGCTGCCGGCCGACGACGGCGAGCCGAGCAGCGGGCTGTTCCGCAGCGGCCCGGCGGAGACGCCCGCGGGGCGGGCGTTCGAGGCGGCGGGCTAG
- a CDS encoding beta-N-acetylhexosaminidase, with translation MIIPRPTRLARTPGWFTFDEHTAVRAEGSASAAARLLRTLLAPATGLPLRPAPAGEVVLAVDPCGDGPGPGGLGAEGYELTVRPDGLLLRAARPAGLLRGVQTIRQLLPPEALSARPAAGVPWRVPCVRITDVPRFGWRGVLLDVARRFQPVSFLRRFVDLLALHKLNVLHLHLTDDQGWRMPVAAYPRLTEVGGVRARSMLGRAGSGRFDDEPHAGAYTAAELRSLVAYAAERGVTVVPEIEMPGHARAALAAYPELGNVPGRRLEVWTEWGVSENVLGVHDEVLDFCRTVLGEVLDVFPSRYVHVGGDECPVTEWESSARARSRAAGLGIAPKELHGWFLGRIGRFLLDAGRTPLCWAEDSGALPPEFAVMPWRDTEHGLSAARRGHQVVMAPYRSTYLDYPQSDAPGEPLGQAGAVVDLRTVHGGEPAPASWEPAAAAQVLGTQAQLWSEFVRTPADIEYLAFPRLCALADRAWNPASDWAADFLPALARHEARLVALGVGHRAAGLPGPGPLPPSQLSLKSP, from the coding sequence GTGATCATTCCGCGCCCCACCCGACTCGCCCGGACGCCCGGCTGGTTCACCTTCGACGAACACACCGCCGTACGGGCCGAGGGCAGCGCCTCGGCCGCGGCCCGGCTGCTGCGTACGCTGCTGGCGCCGGCCACCGGGCTGCCGCTGCGGCCGGCACCGGCCGGCGAGGTGGTGCTGGCCGTCGACCCGTGCGGCGACGGCCCGGGGCCCGGCGGACTCGGCGCCGAGGGATACGAGCTGACCGTCCGGCCGGACGGGCTGCTGCTGCGGGCCGCCCGGCCGGCGGGGCTGCTGCGCGGGGTGCAGACCATCCGCCAGCTCCTGCCCCCCGAGGCGCTGTCGGCGCGGCCGGCGGCCGGGGTGCCGTGGCGGGTGCCCTGCGTGCGGATCACCGACGTGCCGCGGTTCGGCTGGCGGGGCGTGCTGCTGGACGTCGCCCGGCGCTTCCAGCCGGTGTCGTTCCTGCGCCGGTTCGTGGACCTGCTGGCGCTGCACAAGCTGAACGTGCTGCATCTGCACCTCACCGACGACCAGGGGTGGCGGATGCCGGTGGCGGCGTATCCGCGGCTCACCGAGGTCGGCGGGGTACGGGCCCGGTCGATGCTGGGCCGCGCCGGCAGCGGCCGGTTCGACGACGAGCCGCACGCCGGCGCGTACACCGCCGCGGAACTGCGCTCGCTGGTCGCCTACGCGGCCGAGCGCGGGGTCACCGTCGTCCCGGAGATCGAGATGCCGGGGCACGCGCGGGCCGCGCTGGCGGCGTACCCGGAGCTGGGCAACGTCCCCGGACGGCGGCTGGAGGTGTGGACCGAGTGGGGGGTGAGCGAGAACGTCCTCGGCGTCCACGACGAGGTGCTGGACTTCTGCCGGACCGTGCTCGGCGAGGTGCTGGACGTCTTCCCCTCGCGGTACGTGCACGTCGGCGGGGACGAGTGCCCGGTCACCGAGTGGGAGTCCAGCGCGCGGGCCCGGTCCCGGGCGGCCGGGCTGGGGATCGCGCCGAAGGAGCTGCACGGCTGGTTCCTCGGCCGGATCGGCCGCTTCCTGCTGGACGCCGGGCGCACCCCGCTGTGCTGGGCGGAGGACTCCGGCGCGCTGCCGCCGGAGTTCGCCGTGATGCCGTGGCGGGACACCGAGCACGGCCTGTCCGCCGCGCGCCGGGGCCACCAGGTGGTCATGGCGCCCTACCGCTCCACGTACCTGGACTACCCGCAGTCCGACGCCCCGGGCGAACCGCTCGGCCAGGCCGGGGCGGTGGTCGACCTGCGGACCGTGCACGGCGGGGAGCCCGCGCCCGCGTCCTGGGAGCCGGCCGCGGCGGCCCAAGTGCTCGGCACGCAGGCGCAGCTGTGGAGCGAGTTCGTCCGCACCCCGGCGGACATCGAGTACCTGGCCTTCCCCAGGCTGTGCGCGCTCGCCGACCGGGCGTGGAACCCGGCGAGCGACTGGGCGGCCGACTTCCTTCCGGCGCTGGCACGCCACGAGGCCCGCCTCGTGGCACTGGGCGTCGGCCACCGGGCCGCCGGGCTCCCGGGCCCCGGCCCCCTTCCCCCGTCCCAGCTTTCACTGAAGTCCCCGTGA
- a CDS encoding helix-turn-helix domain-containing protein, with protein MRLRTLLEIDGLGLRLLGGEEELDRAVRGVMTTDLRDPSRYLAGGELVLTGLAWWHGPADSEPFVRILAAAGVAALAAGEAGLHRVPADLVAACARSGLPLFAVDERVSFASITEYVVRQVSGERAGDLAAVVDRHRRLMSPGPAGGGPDAVLDLLGSDLDLRAWVLSATGRVIGGSDHPLPAALRAELAGAQQAAARTGRPAPHRVSAPGGRTYSLFPVRAGAGTGDVRAGVLSDWFLAVAADAGDWPAERLDLLRGVTQLVAVERDRRDAARAVRRRLAAEVFELVRGGAPPAEVGARLRAAAPVLVPGAGGVPSWQIVVARVDWAGGGVPSGPVAQALLEEALADPSATGPDAADRLAVAYADDEAMALVPLPPRAAGETAGTAGTAAAGTGGAAGTVADAAGEVGGAAPLAAERLLEVLRGPMSRGLGEDGRLTVGVSAAVHSPEGLRGALEEARHARRVAAARPGRVCAAGHEELASHVLLLPFVPDDVRRAFTARLLDPLRAYDRRHRAELIPTLEAFLDCDGSWTRCATRLHLHVNTLRYRIGRIEQLTGRDLARLEDKLDFFLALRMS; from the coding sequence ATGCGGCTGCGCACACTGCTGGAGATCGACGGCCTCGGCCTGCGGCTGCTGGGCGGCGAGGAGGAGCTGGACCGCGCGGTGCGCGGCGTCATGACGACGGACCTGCGGGATCCCAGCCGCTACCTGGCCGGCGGCGAGCTGGTGCTCACCGGGCTCGCCTGGTGGCACGGACCTGCCGACTCCGAGCCCTTCGTACGGATCCTGGCCGCCGCCGGGGTGGCCGCCCTCGCGGCCGGCGAGGCGGGCCTGCACCGCGTTCCCGCGGACCTGGTGGCGGCCTGTGCCCGCAGCGGGCTGCCGCTGTTCGCGGTGGACGAGCGGGTGTCCTTCGCCAGCATCACCGAGTACGTGGTGCGGCAGGTCTCCGGCGAGCGGGCCGGGGACCTGGCGGCGGTCGTCGACCGGCACCGGCGGCTGATGTCGCCGGGCCCGGCCGGCGGCGGCCCGGACGCGGTGCTGGACCTGCTCGGCAGCGATCTGGACCTGCGGGCCTGGGTGCTGTCGGCCACCGGGCGGGTGATCGGCGGCTCGGACCACCCGCTGCCGGCCGCGCTGCGCGCGGAGCTGGCCGGCGCCCAGCAGGCCGCGGCCCGGACCGGCCGCCCGGCGCCGCACCGGGTGTCCGCGCCGGGCGGCCGTACGTACTCGCTCTTCCCGGTCCGGGCGGGCGCCGGGACCGGGGACGTACGGGCCGGGGTGCTGTCGGACTGGTTCCTGGCGGTGGCCGCGGACGCGGGCGACTGGCCGGCCGAGCGGCTCGACCTGCTGCGCGGGGTGACGCAGCTGGTCGCGGTCGAGCGGGACCGGCGCGACGCGGCCCGCGCGGTACGGCGGCGGCTGGCCGCGGAGGTCTTCGAGCTGGTACGCGGCGGGGCGCCGCCGGCCGAGGTCGGGGCGCGGCTGCGGGCGGCGGCCCCGGTGCTGGTGCCGGGCGCGGGCGGGGTCCCGTCCTGGCAGATCGTGGTGGCCCGGGTGGACTGGGCGGGCGGCGGGGTGCCGTCGGGGCCGGTGGCGCAGGCCCTGCTGGAGGAGGCGCTGGCCGATCCCTCCGCGACGGGCCCGGACGCCGCCGACCGGCTCGCGGTCGCCTACGCGGACGACGAGGCGATGGCGCTGGTACCGCTGCCGCCGCGGGCGGCCGGGGAGACGGCGGGCACGGCGGGCACGGCTGCGGCCGGCACGGGTGGCGCGGCGGGTACGGTGGCCGACGCGGCGGGGGAGGTCGGCGGGGCGGCGCCGCTGGCCGCCGAACGGCTGCTGGAGGTGCTGCGCGGGCCGATGTCGCGGGGGCTGGGCGAGGACGGCCGGCTGACCGTCGGCGTCAGCGCGGCAGTGCACTCGCCGGAGGGGCTGCGCGGCGCGCTGGAGGAGGCCCGGCACGCCCGGCGGGTGGCGGCGGCCCGGCCCGGACGCGTGTGCGCCGCCGGGCACGAGGAGCTGGCCTCGCACGTCCTGCTGCTGCCGTTCGTACCGGACGACGTGCGCCGTGCCTTCACCGCCCGGCTGCTGGACCCGCTGCGGGCGTACGACCGGCGGCACCGGGCCGAGCTGATCCCGACACTGGAGGCGTTCTTGGACTGCGACGGTTCGTGGACGCGGTGTGCGACGCGGCTGCATCTGCACGTCAACACGCTGCGGTACCGGATCGGGCGGATCGAGCAGTTGACCGGGCGGGATCTGGCGCGGCTGGAGGACAAGCTGGATTTCTTCCTGGCGCTGCGGATGAGCTGA
- a CDS encoding cellulose binding domain-containing protein gives MSARVRTAVAVCTAAGLACAALTALPASAAQDSLTAQYRTSASGATADQTEPWLELTDTGSTSVPLSRVTVRYYFKSDGPSITYRFACSWAVRGCANVTGTFGTLANPTATADRYLEIGFTAGAGSLAPGQNTGDMQLRFYRADWQTLTQSDDYSFNGAQTAYADWSKVTVQDNGAVIWGTAPAGNDPTPPTTPPTTPPTTPPTGPGGGTVPTGPTLFDDFSYTASSDPAIQQHGWTVKSGQGGPGVAGATWSPQDVTFVTDGSDKVMNLKLTTDGTAAGTRETEIQTTAQKFKNGTYAARVKFNDTPTGGPDGDHVVQTFFNFTPLNAPMDPNYSEQDFEYLPNGGWGETQDIMYETSWETYNPDPWNAVNTHGQQYGSLDGWHDLQITVDGTAITYSVDGQTVATHGEPYLPEVGQFIDFNHWLIDLAGQTGGTARSYNERVDYVYFLKDQVLTPAQVQSAVSGLRAAGTAFKDTVPAS, from the coding sequence GTGTCCGCCAGGGTCCGTACCGCCGTAGCGGTGTGCACGGCCGCCGGTCTCGCCTGCGCCGCGCTCACCGCGCTGCCCGCGTCCGCCGCGCAGGACTCGCTCACCGCCCAGTACCGTACGAGCGCCTCCGGGGCCACCGCCGACCAGACGGAGCCGTGGCTGGAGCTCACCGACACCGGCAGCACCTCGGTGCCGCTCAGCCGGGTGACCGTGCGGTACTACTTCAAGTCCGACGGCCCGTCGATCACCTACCGCTTCGCCTGCTCCTGGGCGGTCAGGGGCTGCGCCAACGTCACCGGCACGTTCGGCACGCTCGCCAACCCCACCGCGACCGCGGACCGCTACCTGGAGATCGGCTTCACCGCGGGCGCCGGCTCGCTGGCGCCGGGGCAGAACACCGGCGACATGCAGCTGCGGTTCTACCGCGCCGACTGGCAGACCCTCACCCAGTCCGACGACTACTCCTTCAACGGCGCCCAGACCGCGTACGCCGACTGGTCGAAGGTGACCGTGCAGGACAACGGCGCGGTGATCTGGGGCACCGCGCCGGCCGGCAACGACCCGACGCCGCCCACCACACCCCCCACCACGCCGCCGACGACCCCGCCGACCGGTCCTGGCGGCGGCACCGTACCCACCGGGCCGACGCTGTTCGACGACTTCAGCTACACCGCGAGCTCCGACCCGGCGATCCAGCAGCACGGCTGGACCGTCAAGTCCGGCCAGGGCGGCCCGGGGGTGGCCGGCGCCACCTGGTCGCCGCAGGACGTCACCTTCGTCACCGACGGCTCGGACAAGGTGATGAACCTGAAGCTGACCACGGACGGCACCGCGGCCGGCACCCGGGAGACCGAGATCCAGACCACCGCGCAGAAGTTCAAGAACGGCACCTACGCGGCCCGGGTGAAGTTCAACGACACCCCGACCGGCGGGCCGGACGGCGACCACGTCGTCCAGACCTTCTTCAACTTCACCCCGCTGAACGCCCCGATGGACCCGAACTACAGCGAGCAGGACTTCGAGTACCTGCCCAACGGCGGCTGGGGCGAGACCCAGGACATCATGTACGAGACCTCCTGGGAGACGTACAACCCGGACCCGTGGAACGCCGTCAACACCCACGGCCAGCAGTACGGGAGCCTGGACGGCTGGCACGACCTCCAGATCACCGTCGACGGCACCGCCATCACCTACTCCGTCGACGGCCAAACCGTGGCGACCCACGGTGAGCCGTACCTGCCGGAGGTCGGCCAGTTCATCGACTTCAACCACTGGCTGATCGACCTGGCGGGCCAGACCGGCGGCACCGCGCGTTCGTACAACGAGCGGGTGGACTACGTGTACTTCCTCAAGGACCAGGTGCTGACCCCGGCGCAGGTCCAGTCCGCGGTGTCCGGGCTGCGCGCGGCCGGCACCGCCTTCAAGGACACCGTCCCGGCGAGCTGA